A stretch of Aspergillus nidulans FGSC A4 chromosome VI DNA encodes these proteins:
- a CDS encoding uncharacterized protein (transcript_id=CADANIAT00010031) has protein sequence MMPRGGFHPVELRVQVLTLSAIGFSTEKISKSLNLSPRTVQSIVKKGRDRGYRPENTVITSVTADQAGREKLSEILAYEAGISHSSVLCILYSHGFVIAKPSWKPGLTEAACLRRLEFCLAHQHWTLEDWKRVIFTDETGVILGHRRGAIRVWRTVKDSHTRNCVRRRWKACSDFMVWGCFSYNKKGPLHIYKPETAAMWKQADIEIEAMNCELEPLCREEWELATGLSRVHLRPNRGRVPKWNWNEKNVLKPLLIPFAKECMIERPNTIVLEDSVPAHCHRIQQHVYKAEDVQKILDWPGNSPDLNAIEPCWAWMKKRTTSRGAPRDKKTGEAEWRQAWADLPQETIQHWIERLIRHIQIVIELEGGNEYKEGREDCDTRSWAGRRIKG, from the exons atgatgccTCGCGGCGGCTTTCATCCAGTAGAACTCCGTGTCCAAGTTCTTACTTTATCAGCTATCGGATTtagtacagagaagatctcaaaatctttgaatctctctcctcgtacggtccagagcatcgtaaagaaaggcagagatcgtGGCTACCGGCCGGAA AATACTGTTATTACTTCAGTAACTGCAGATCAAGCAGGGCGCGAGAAATTATcagaaattcttgcttatgaagctggtatctcccattcttctgttctttgtATCCTTTATTctcatggctttgttattgcaaaaccttcctggaagcctggtctgactgaagctgcttgtCTTAGGCGTCTTGaattctgccttgcccaccaacATTGGACAttagaagactggaaacgcgtgATCTttaccgacgagactggtGTTATTCTTGGCCACCGCCGCGGAGCAATACGAGTGTGGAGGACTGTGAAAGATTCACATACAAGGAATTGTGtacggaggcgctggaaggcctgctctgacttcatggtatGGGGTTGCTTCTCATATAATAAGAAGGGCCCTTTACATATCTACAAGCcggagactgctgccatgtggaagcaggcagatatagagatTGAAGCCATGAATTGTGAGCTGGAACCTCTATGccgggaggaatgggagttgGCTACAGGTCTTTCTCGTGTTCATTTACGCCCAAATCGCGGCCGTGTTCCTaaatggaattggaacgaGAAGAATG TCCTTAaacctcttcttattccatttgcaaaagaatgcatGATTGAGCGCCCAAATACTATTGTTTTAGAGGATAGCGTGCCTGCCCACTGTCaccgaatccagcagcatgtctataaagcagaagacgtgcaaaagatccttgactggcctggcaATTCACCGGATCTCAACGCAATTgagccgtgctgggcttggatgaagaagcgtaCAACATCCCGCGGTGCGCCCCGCGAtaagaagacaggagaagcagaatggaGGCAGGCTTGGGCGGATCTCCCACAGGAGACTATACAACACTGGATTGAGCGTCTAATTCGTCATATTCAGATTGTTATCGAGCTAGAAGGGGGTAATGAATACAAGGAGGGCCGTGAGGATTGCGATACGCGTAGTTGGGCAGGCAGGCGGATTAAAGGGTGA
- a CDS encoding uncharacterized protein (transcript_id=CADANIAT00010032), giving the protein MPRVRVSSSQNCHEKEGRLLLAVQAIKKKEITSIREAARRFNVPESTLRTRLRGTTNRAESRANGHKLTEIEEEVLKQWILSLDLRGAAPTKAHVREMANILLAKRGSTPIQTVGQKWVYNYTQRHPELESRLSRQYDCQRAKQENPKVIQAWFNTVRATIEQYGILPDDIYNFDETGFAMGLCAHQKVITKSESCGRRPVLQPGNREWVTAIESISASGWALPPTLIFKGKQYNQAWFTGLPPDWRFEISTNGWTTNEISLRWLQKQFIPSTEHLLKRSYASLVDQKMRLGISHIDKLDFLAAYPQARISTFKLDTIRNSFRAAGLVPLNPEPVLSKLSIQAS; this is encoded by the exons atgccccgagttcgcgttagttcaagccaaaattgccatgagaaggaaggtcggctcctactggctgtacaggctattaaaaaaaaggagattacatcaatacgcgaggcagcacgtcgcttcaatgtgcctgaatctacactacgtacgcgactacgcgggactacaaatcgcgccgaatctcgcgcaaatggccataaattgactgagattgaagaggaagtgcttaagcagtggattctctctttagatctacgcggagcagctcctacaaaagctcatgtacgagaaatggctaatattctgcttgcaaagcgtggttccaccccaatccagactgtcggccagaaatgggtatataattatactcaacgccacccggagcttgagtctcgcttgtcaaggcaatacgactgccagcgagcaaagcaagagaacccaaaggttattcaagcatggtttaacaccgtacgagccacaatcgaacaatacgggatcctaccggacgatatctacaactttgatgagactggctttgcaatgggcctttgtgcacatcagaaagtgattaccaagtcagaatcatgtggccgaagaccagttctacagccaggaaaccgtgaatgggttactgcaattgagtcaatcagtgcttctggatgggcacttccaccaacacttatctttaagggcaagcagtataaccaagcatggtttacaggccttccgcccgactggcgatttgaaattagtacaaatggatggacaactaatgaaattagccttcgctggcttcagaagcaatttatcccgtcaacagagcatc ttttgaagcgctcgtacgccagcttggttgatcagaaaatgcggcttggcatcagccatattgacaaacttgatttccttgcagcctatccacaagctcgaatcagcacatttaagctggatacaatcagaaacagttttcgagcagcaggactagtgccattgaatcctgaaccagtgctttcaaagcttagtattcaggcaTCGTga
- a CDS encoding lytic polysaccharide monooxygenase auxiliary activity family 9 protein (transcript_id=CADANIAT00010033), with the protein MKLSLLAAAAIAPMVSAHYFFDTLVIDGQETTPNQYVRSNTRPEKYNPTKWVNTRDDMTPDMPDFRCNKGSFTFAGQTDTAEVKAGSKLAMKLGVGATMQHPGPGLVYMSKAPGAANQYEGDGDWFKIHEEGICDTSKDIKTDAWCTWDKDRIEFTIPADLPDGEYLIRSEHIGVHGAHDGQAEFYYECAQVKVTGGGNGNPQDTIKFPGGYQKDDPSFNFSVWGGMKDYPMPGPAVYTGGSGSSTGSYNESNAEDSNEYPYQKESGTCQSNFYRREHARDFSHRRA; encoded by the exons ATGAAGCTGTCTCTCCTCGCTGCTGCGGCCATCGCGCCCATGGTCTCGGCCCATTACTTCTTCGATACTCTCGTTATCGACGGCCAGGAGACCACTCCTAACCAGTACGTTCGTTCCAACACGCGGCCCGAGAAGTACAACCCGACCAAATGGGTCAACACCCGCGACGACATGACCCCGGATATGCCCGACTTCCGCTGCAACAAGGGCTCCTTCACATTTGCCGGCCAGACGGATACTGCGGAGGTCAAGGCTGGGTCCAAGCTGGCTATGAAGCTGGGCGTCGGTGCGACCATGCAGCACCCCGGCCCGGGCCTGGTGTACATGTCCAAGGCCCCCGGTGCGGCCAACCAGTACGAGGGCGATGGTGACTGGTTCAAAATCCACGAGGAGGGCATCTGCGACACCAGCAAGGACATCAAGACCGATGCCTGGTGCACTTGGGACAAGGACCGCATTGAGTTCACCATTCCTGCTGACCTCCCGGACGGAGAGTATCTGATCCGGTCGGAGCATATCG GCGTCCATGGAGCACATGATGGACAGGCTGAATTCTACTACGA ATGCGCCCAGGTCAAGGTCACCGGTGGTGGCAATGGAAACCCGCAGGATACCATCAAGTTCCCAGGCGGCTACCAGAAAGACGACCCCTCGTTCAACTTCAGCGTCTGGGGCGGCATGAAGGACTACCCTATGCCCGGCCCGGCCGTCTATACTGGTGGTTCTGGCTCTAGCACTGGTTCCTACAATGAAAGCAACGCGGAAGACTCCAATGAGTACCCCTACCAGAAGGAGTCCGGCACTTGCCAGAGCAACTTCTACCGCCGCGAGCACGCTCGTGACTTCAGCCACAGACGCGCTTAG
- a CDS encoding uncharacterized protein (transcript_id=CADANIAT00010034) gives MPRPSIPPPISAMSQPAAGLPTVKLRERPLNMIAPFGAAHKKLSACSSLSLAIQLQCPPDALVRAKTRPLALYLSHPATASDVVLGSDVGVPVPGLQAGDNLNGGVQAAEACRPQACIGEALETCKRLVALPALAKSPESYVGLLSEDAESFLVHSSPQCTRPSPAPNSQDSVVAHPYCRLSIRWSSEYTVKVPRQLRSRRTMPSQPRPLLAQWTVYNAVTATPSTLVPLDIRKPGQRDFSHPRLNAGVGLTPRAKDVAFDANVETSRG, from the exons ATGCCGAGACCGTCAATACctcctcccatctccgcTATGTCTCAGCCCGCGGCGGGACTGCCGACTGTCAAGCTTAGGGAGCGTCCTCTAAAC ATGATTGCACCATTTGGTGCTGCCCACAAGAAACTGTCTGCATGTTCATCGTTATCCTTGGCCATACAGCTACAA TGCCCTCCTGATGCATTGGTACGGGCCAAAACCCGTCCCTTGGCATTATATCTGTCTCATCCTGCGACAGCATCAGACGTTGTCCTGGGGTCTGATGTAGGGGTACCAGTCCCTGGCCTTCAAGCGGGCGACAACCTCAACGGAGGTgtgcaggcagctgaggccTGTCGGCCTCAGGCCTGCATAGGCGAGGCATTGGAAAC TTGCAAGCGCCTTGTGGCTCTGCCCGCTCTGGCAAAAAGTCCGGAGTCTTACGTGGGACTATTGAGTGAAGACGCTGAATCCTTCCTCGTCCATTCTAGCCCTCAGTGCACTCGTCCGTCCCCGGCGCCAAACTCTCAGGATTCGGTAGTGGCCCACCCTTACTGCCGTTTATCAATTAGATGGTCCAGCGAGTACACGGTCAAAGTCCCTCGACAACTACGATCCAGGCGGACGATGCCATCTCAACCACGGCCTCTACTGGCGCAGTGGACTGTGTACAATGCCGTGACGGCGACCCCTTCGACCCTGGTACCGCTCGACATCCGCAAGCCAGGGCAGCGCGATTTTAGCCATCCCCGGCTAAACGCCGGGGTGGGCCTCACGCCAAGGGCGAAGGACGTGGCCTTCGACGCCAACGTAGAAACAAGCCGAGGGTGA
- a CDS encoding protein abnD (transcript_id=CADANIAT00010035): MVHITLPGLLLCLCLYLSVAPANPLNAHARVSDTTAFPLPNEGHVVAHDPSIVRHHEHFYLFKGGIHIPVFRASNLSGPWERLGTVLNGPSLVQKQNQRRPWAPMVTQWKNRFYCFYSISQNGKRNSAIGVASSDSVEPGGWTDHGPLINTGHGPGSGVYPFNVSNAIDPAFFADPITGQPYLQYGSYWKGIFQVPLAEDLLSVENATHPNTDHLVFLPKKKPKPNEGVFMSYRAPYYYAWFSHGQCCHFKTQGFPKEGNEYSIRVGRSTSVHGPFVDRDNKDLLNGGGSVVYGSNHGKVYAPGGLGVLPGANGEPDVLYYHYHNASIGFAQGSSQDARLGWNYLDYVDGWPVPRAPSNPGNSLQPPSSVSLQIVAFLCLVILFTL, translated from the exons ATGGTCCATATCACCCTGCCTGggctgcttctctgcctctgcctctaTCTATCTGTCGCTCCCGCCAATCCGCTAAACGCCCACGCCCGCGTTTCTGACACGACCGCCTTCCCGCTCCCCAACGAGGGCCATGTCGTTGCCCACGATCCCAGCATCGTCCGCCACCACGAGCACTTTTATCTCTTCAAGGGCGGGATTCATATTCCCGTATTCCGTGCTTCGAATCTGTCAGGGCCATGGGAACGACTCGGCACAGTGCTGAACGGGCCCAGCCTGGTCCAGAAACAGAACCAGCGGCGGCCATGGGCGCCCATGGTAACGCAGTGGAAGAACCGGTTTTACTGCTTCTACTCGATCAGCCAGAATGGGAAGCGCAATAGCGCCATCGGAGTCGCATCGAGCGATTCCGTAGAACCGGGCGGCTGGACCGATCACGGGCCGCTGATTAATACGGGACATGGGCCGGGGTCGGGGGTATACCCGTTCAATGTATCGAATGCGATCGATCCGGCGTTCTTCGCCGATCCCATCACGGGACAGCCATATCTGCAGTATGGGAGCTATTGGAAGGGGATTTTCCAGGTGCCGCTAGCGGAGGACTTGCTGTCGGTTGAGAATGCCACGCATCCGAACACGGACCATCTTGTTTTTctgccgaagaagaagccgaagccgaacGAGGGGGTTTTTATGAGCTACCGGGCTCCGTATTATTATGCTTGGTTTAGTCACGGGCAGTGCTGCCATTTCAAGACGCAGGGGTTCCCGAAGGAGGGCAATGA ATATAGCATTCGTGTCGGGAGGTCAACGAGCGTTCATGGGCCGTTCGTTGATCGTGACAACAAAGATCTACTTAACGGAGGCGGCTCTGTAGTATACGGATCGAACCACGGGAAGGTCTATGCTCCCGGTGGGCTGGGCGTCCTGCCTGGGGCCAACGGTGAGCCTGACGTGCTGTACTATCATTATC ACAATGCCAGTATCGGCTTCGCCCAGGGT TCATCGCAGGATGCACGATTAGGCTGGAATTATCTTGACTATGTCGACGGATGGCCTGTCCCGAG AGCCCCTTCAAATCCCGGCAACAGCCTCCAGCCCCCTTCGTCTGTCTCTCTCCAGATCGTCGCATTCCTGT GTTTGGTGATTCTGTTCACTTTATGA
- a CDS encoding uncharacterized protein (transcript_id=CADANIAT00010036) produces MPLKRVAVIGTGPSGAIAVDALVQEGAFDVIRVFERQEKAGGNWVSRKTERAEPLDIDNLSARTADKPVEIPANLPCYTPPLKAHRYTDSHIYPNLHTNVDASVMEYSGPGEKIPTVRSEWSIGLHGEDTPFRHHEVICGYVESLLNRNGYQDLVEYNTTVERAVKNEEKDEWILTLRKAGGEEEGKERMDYWWTERFDALVVASGHYHVPYVPSIPGLKEFAEKYPGSVEHAKQYRGPGKYKGKVVTIGASVSAADTAVSLIGTAQTPIYAVTRGKYNIYFGDHAFKHPSISLRPAITHIDDTNESRTVHFEDGTSVSGVDHLIFGTGFTWTLPFLPQIPIRNNRVPDLYLHVFHQSDPTLVFIGAVGAGLTFKVFEWQAVAAARVLAGRAKLPPLQVQKKWEEDRIAVKGDGAGFLMVYPEFGEYFEQLRAIASEPDGTKGRRLPVFEQKWADDFAAGHERRIRMWKRANEAAAKALKVPA; encoded by the exons ATGCCTTTGAAACGCGTCGCAGTCATCGGCACCGGCCCCTCCGGCGCAATTGCAGTTGATGCACTCGTGCAGGAGGGCGCTTTTGACGTTATCCGTGTCTTCGAGAGGCAAGAGAAGGCTGGTGGGAATTG GGTATCTCGGAAAACAGAACGGGCAGAACCGTTGGACATCGACAATTTGAGCGCTAGGACAGCCGACAAGCCAGTCGAGATCCCGGCCAATTTACCATGCTATACGCCGCCGCTTAAGGCGCACCGTTACACAGACTCGCACATCTACCCGAATCTACACACGAATGTCGACGCTAGTGTGATGGAGTACTCGGGGCCCGGTGAGAAAATCCCAACAGTTCGCTCGGAGTGGTCGATCGGATTACATGGTGAAGATACGCCGTTCAGGCACCATGAAGTCATATGCGGCTATGTGGAGAGCTTGCTGAATCGAAATGGGTACCAAGATCTAGTGGAGTATAATACGACCGTTGAGCGGGCTGTcaagaatgaggagaaggacgAATGGATCCTGACTTTGAGGAAGGCGggcggggaagaggagggcaAGGAGAGAATGGACTATTGGTGGACAGAGAGGTTTGATGCGCTGGTTGTAGCGTCAGGGCATTACCACGTGCCTTATGTCCCGTCTATTCCTGGACTGAAGGAGTTTGCCGAAAAGTATCCCGGGAGCGTGGAGCATGCGAAGCAATATCGGGGGCCAGGAAAATATAAAGGAAAG GTAGTAACAATTGGCGCCTCGGTCTCGGCGGCCGACACGGCCGTCTCCCTCATAGGCACCGCCCAAACGCCCATCTACGCCGTTACCCGCGGCAAATACAACATTTACTTTGGCGACCACGCATTCAAGCATCCCTCCATTTCACTCCGTCCCGCAATCACCCATATTGACGATACCAACGAGTCCCGAACAGTCCACTTTGAAGACGGCACTTCCGTCTCTGGCGTGGACCACCTCATCTTCGGCACGGGGTTTACATGGActctcccattcctcccacAGATCCCAATAAGGAACAACCGCGTCCCAGACCTGTACCTGCATGTCTTCCACCAGTCTGACCCGACCCTGGTCTTTATTGGTGCCGTTGGCGCGGGACTCACATTTAAGGTCTTTGAGTGGCAGGCTGTTGCCGCGGCGCGGGTCCTAGCTGGAAGGGCTAAACTACCGCCATTACAGGTGCAGAAGAAGTGGGAAGAAGACCGGATTGCGGTCAAGGGGGACGGCGCAGGGTTCTTAATGGTTTATCCGGAATTTGGGGAATATTTTGAACAGCTTCGGGCCATTGCCAGCGAGCCAGACGGtacgaagggaagaaggtTGCCTGTGTTTGAGCAAAAGTGGGCGGATGATTTCGCGGCGGGCCATGAGAGGCGTATTCGGATGTGGAAGAGGGCAAATGAGGCGGCTGCTAAGGCGTTGAAGGTGCCGGCCTAA